The genomic stretch CGTATGCTAGGAGCAACGAGCATTGTATAAAAAAGAATATTCTCAACGTAACTACGTAagaactcaggccttgtttagtcacgaaattttttttggatatcACATTTCATGCATTGGAAGAATGtcactaataaaaaataaattacataacttACCTAAAAACTATGAATTTATTAAGCTTAATTACtccatcattagcacatgtggattACTATAGCAATTATagttaatcatgaactaattagtcttaaaaaatttatctcgtgatttataactaaattgtgcaattaattttatttattgtttacatttagtgcttcatgtatgtgtctaaggcctggttcagttcgcaaaattcGACGTCCATTGCCTCCTCCGTGGCGGCGGCCCGGGCGGCGTCTAGTCTGAGGACCTTGACGACCATGTCGAGGTCGCCGCCGGGCCCCGCCAGGAGCTCCATCATGTCGACGGTCTCCGTGAGGCGGTCCACCTCGTCGCTGCAGACGAACAGCGCCTTGATGCCCTCGAGGAAGCGGCGGGCGGAGCTGGCGACGGCAGCGTCGCGGCCCGCTGCGTCAAGAACCTCCTGCCCTCGCTGCGCCTCTGTGCGCAGCATGGTCAACCATTCTGAGACCGCTTCGTCCCGCACGGCCGCTCCCGCGCCGCCCTCGGCGGCGCCGACCACCGCACGAATCTTGGACACCAACTGGCGTAGGCGGCGCCGGTGCTGGTCAACTCGGTAGTTCGCCGACCACGTCAATTTGACGTAGCCGATGATCTCCGCTAGCAGAACCTCCATCTCGGCGAGGGTCGGAGCGGCGCGGCGAGGGGTGGTGGGGGTAAGGG from Sorghum bicolor cultivar BTx623 chromosome 3, Sorghum_bicolor_NCBIv3, whole genome shotgun sequence encodes the following:
- the LOC110433266 gene encoding uncharacterized protein LOC110433266, with the translated sequence MEVLLAEIIGYVKLTWSANYRVDQHRRRLRQLVSKIRAVVGAAEGGAGAAVRDEAVSEWLTMLRTEAQRGQEVLDAAGRDAAVASSARRFLEGIKALFVCSDEVDRLTETVDMMELLAGPGGDLDMVVKVLRLDAARAAATEEAMDVEFCELNQALDTYM